A genomic stretch from uncultured Desulfovibrio sp. includes:
- a CDS encoding YggS family pyridoxal phosphate-dependent enzyme, with protein MSAEAVRARYEAVLERLDKAVADAGRRRDEVTLVAVSKLHPAEDVAAVAAAGQVDFGENYVQEALQKRQELAENAACAHIRWHMIGHVQSRKATQVAGAFALVHTLDSRKLADAMERRLVALDRRQPVLFEINVGDEPQKSGIAAADLPELADYVLEQCPHLEVQGLMCLPPVFDAGDAARPYFARLRNLRDDLRQRTGLPLPHLSMGMSGDFPGAVKEGATIVRIGTDIFGPRPPKPARD; from the coding sequence ATGAGCGCAGAGGCTGTGCGCGCACGTTACGAGGCTGTTCTAGAGCGGCTGGACAAGGCTGTGGCCGATGCCGGCCGCCGGCGGGACGAGGTGACCCTGGTGGCGGTTTCCAAGCTGCATCCGGCGGAGGATGTGGCTGCCGTGGCTGCCGCCGGGCAGGTGGATTTTGGCGAAAACTACGTGCAGGAAGCCCTGCAAAAGCGGCAGGAACTGGCGGAAAACGCGGCCTGCGCCCATATCCGCTGGCATATGATCGGCCATGTGCAGAGCCGCAAGGCCACCCAGGTGGCCGGGGCCTTTGCCCTGGTGCATACGCTGGATTCACGCAAGCTGGCCGATGCCATGGAACGGCGCCTGGTGGCGCTGGACAGGCGTCAGCCCGTGCTTTTTGAAATCAACGTGGGCGACGAGCCGCAGAAATCCGGCATTGCGGCGGCGGATCTGCCGGAGCTGGCCGACTACGTTCTGGAGCAGTGTCCGCATCTGGAGGTGCAGGGCCTCATGTGTCTGCCGCCGGTCTTTGATGCCGGCGATGCGGCGCGGCCCTACTTTGCCCGCCTGCGCAACCTGCGCGACGACCTGCGCCAGCGTACCGGCCTGCCCCTGCCGCATCTTTCCATGGGTATGTCGGGAGATTTCCCCGGTGCCGTGAAGGAGGGCGCCACCATCGTGCGCATCGGGACGGATATTTTTGGCCCCCGTCCGCCCAAGCCCGCCCGGGACTGA